In Eupeodes corollae chromosome 3, idEupCoro1.1, whole genome shotgun sequence, a single genomic region encodes these proteins:
- the LOC129950582 gene encoding histone H3-like, which yields MARTKQTARKSTGGKAPRKQLATKAARKSAPATGGVKKPHRYRPGTVALREIRRYQKSTELLIRKLPFQRLVREIAQDFKTDLRFQSSAVMALQEASEAYLVGLFEDTNLCAIHAKRVTIMPKDIQLARRIRGMARTKQTARKSTGGKAPRKQLATKAARKSAPATGGVKKPHRYRPGTVALREIRRYQKSTELLIRKLPFQRLVREIAQDFKTDLRFQSSAVMALQEASEAYLVGLFEDTNLCAIHAKRVTIMPKDIQLARRIRGERA from the exons atggctcgtacaaagcaaactgcccgtaaatcgactggtggaaaagccccacgtaagcaactggcaacaaaggcagctcgtaaaagtgctccagcaacaggaggtgtaaagaaaccacatcgttatcgtcctggaacagtggctcttcgtgagattcgtcgttatcagaaaagcaccgaattgttaattcgtaaattgcctttccaacgtttagttcgtgaaattgctcaagatttcaaaacagatttgcgtttccagagctcagctgttatggcgcttcaagaagcaagtgaagcttatttggttggcctgtttgaagacacaaatttgtgcgccatccatgccaaacgtgtcacaattatgccaaaagacattcaattggccagacgcatccgtggc atggctcgtacaaagcaaactgcccgtaaatcgactggtggaaaagccccacgtaagcaactggcaacaaaggcagctcgtaaaagtgctccagcaacaggaggtgtaaagaaaccacatcgttatcgtcctggaacagtggctcttcgtgagattcgtcgttatcagaaaagcaccgaattgttaattcgtaaattgcctttccaacgtttagttcgtgaaattgctcaagatttcaaaacagatttgcgtttccagagctcagctgttatggcgcttcaagaagcaagtgaagcttatttggttggcctgtttgaagacacaaatttgtgcgccatccatgccaaacgtgtcacaattatgccaaaagacattcaattggccagacgcatccgtggcgaacgtgcttaa
- the LOC129952374 gene encoding histone H2A, with protein sequence MSGRGKGGKVKGKAKSRSNRAGLQFPVGRIHRLLRKGNYAERVGAGAPVYLAAVMEYLAAEVLELAGNAARDNKKTRIIPRHLQLAIRNDEELNKLLSGVTIAQGGVLPNIQAVLLPKKTEKSA encoded by the coding sequence atgtctggtcgtggtaaaggtggaaaagtgaagggaaaggcaaagtcccgctctaatcgtgctggattacaattccctgttggtcgtattcatcgtctgctgcgaaagggaaactatgctgagcgcgtcggagccggtgcccctgtgtatttggcagctgtgatggaatatttggcggcagaagtcttggaattggcgggaaatgctgctcgtgacaacaaaaaaactagaattattccccgccatttgcaattggctattcggaacgacgaggaattgaataaattactttctggagtcacaatcgcacaaggaggtgttcttccaaatattcaagctgttttgttgccaaagaagacagagaaaagtgcttaa